In Gemmatimonadota bacterium, one DNA window encodes the following:
- a CDS encoding AAA family ATPase, producing MEARAARQRHPDDRDLELLEDLTNARAALESEIAKRVIGQREIVEGLLTALLADGHVLLVGVPGLAKTLLISTLAEALHLRFSRIQFTPDLMPSDITGTEVLEEDRSTGRREFRFVRGPIFAHVVLADEVNRTPPKTQAALLQAMQERAVTAGGETMLLDRPFFVLATQNPIEQEGTYPLPEAQLDRFMLELRIGYPTREEEERVALQTTGAEQPRVQAVVDAPRLLELQRLVRRVPAAPSLVAYAVRLARSTRPEDEAAPELMRRYVSWGAGPRASQYLVLGAKARAAMAGRAMPNYDDVRAVAPAVLRHRVVTNFQAEADGRSSGDVVEELIEMSHAWT from the coding sequence CGGGATCTCGAGTTGCTGGAGGATCTGACCAACGCCCGGGCGGCGCTGGAGTCGGAGATTGCGAAGCGGGTGATTGGTCAGCGGGAGATTGTCGAGGGTCTGCTGACGGCGTTGCTGGCGGATGGTCATGTGCTGCTGGTGGGCGTGCCCGGGCTGGCCAAGACGCTGCTGATCTCCACGCTGGCCGAGGCGCTGCATCTGCGTTTCAGCCGGATCCAGTTCACGCCGGACCTGATGCCGTCGGACATCACGGGCACGGAAGTGCTGGAGGAGGATCGTTCGACGGGGCGGCGGGAGTTCCGCTTTGTGCGGGGCCCGATCTTCGCGCATGTGGTGCTGGCGGACGAGGTGAACCGCACGCCGCCCAAGACGCAGGCGGCGCTGCTGCAGGCGATGCAGGAGCGGGCGGTCACGGCGGGCGGCGAGACCATGCTGCTGGACCGGCCGTTCTTCGTGCTGGCGACGCAGAACCCGATCGAGCAGGAGGGGACGTATCCGCTGCCGGAAGCGCAGCTTGACCGCTTCATGCTGGAGCTGCGCATTGGCTATCCGACGCGGGAGGAGGAGGAGCGCGTGGCGCTGCAGACGACGGGAGCGGAGCAGCCACGGGTGCAGGCCGTGGTCGATGCCCCGCGCCTGCTCGAGTTGCAGCGCCTGGTGCGGCGGGTGCCGGCGGCGCCCTCGCTGGTGGCCTATGCGGTGCGGCTGGCGCGTTCCACGCGGCCGGAAGACGAGGCCGCGCCGGAGCTGATGCGCCGGTATGTGAGCTGGGGCGCGGGTCCGCGGGCGTCGCAGTACCTGGTACTGGGTGCCAAGGCGAGGGCGGCCATGGCGGGTCGCGCCATGCCCAACTACGATGATGTCCGGGCCGTGGCCCCGGCCGTGCTGCGGCATCGGGTGGTCACGAACTTCCAGGCGGAGGCGGACGGGCGCAGCTCCGGGGACGTGGTCGAGGAGCTGATCGAGATGAGCCACGCATGGACGTAG